The Fusobacterium necrophorum subsp. necrophorum genome has a window encoding:
- a CDS encoding HAD-IIIA family hydrolase, which produces MLEKIEMIVFDIDGTLTDGKLIRDNEGNTLKHFYAKDGFAIGQWLRLGKKVGIITGKESRIVADRAKELGIVDLIQGSKNKAKDLEQFLKKYSYTSEQIAYMGDDINDLGILAKVGFSSCPRDAAPEVLTMVDFVAAHDGGQGAARDVLEYIMKARDMWKEVVEYYKKEENRS; this is translated from the coding sequence ATGTTGGAAAAAATAGAAATGATCGTTTTTGATATTGACGGAACTTTAACGGATGGGAAACTTATTCGAGATAACGAGGGAAATACCCTAAAACATTTTTATGCGAAAGACGGTTTTGCCATCGGGCAATGGTTACGACTTGGAAAAAAGGTGGGAATTATCACGGGAAAGGAATCACGCATTGTGGCAGATAGGGCGAAAGAATTAGGAATTGTCGATTTGATTCAAGGCTCTAAAAACAAGGCGAAAGATTTGGAACAATTTTTGAAAAAATATTCCTATACCTCCGAACAAATTGCCTATATGGGGGATGACATCAACGATTTAGGAATTTTAGCTAAAGTAGGTTTTTCTTCCTGTCCGAGAGATGCCGCACCGGAAGTTTTGACTATGGTCGATTTTGTAGCAGCCCATGATGGAGGACAAGGAGCCGCCAGAGATGTTTTGGAATATATTATGAAAGCAAGGGATATGTGGAAAGAAGTTGTAGAATATTATAAAAAAGAAGAAAATCGTTCTTGA
- a CDS encoding N-acetylmuramoyl-L-alanine amidase has protein sequence MYKKSLSILFFLFVCFSSFAVEIQKVVDRGEKIEIQLNGAVTGNITEAYDEDSRVLFLEIPKTSLTKKIALAENPYIENFNIEDYGGSVGVTCRLKNKLSYKIEKASKSVSLIFRQGSNKKKWIVIDPGHGGKDPGAVRGTYREKDIVLSVGKYLKEELRGEYDIIMTRDIDKFITLSERPKMGNRTGAKLFVSLHVNAAVNTAANGVEVYFFSKKSSPYAERIAQYENSFGEKFGEKSSSIAQISGEIAYKHNQTESIPLAENISQKIARSLGMRNGGSHGANFAVLRGFNGPSILVEMGFISNASDVEKLIQEENQRQIARDIAAGIREFFER, from the coding sequence ATGTATAAAAAAAGTCTTAGCATTTTATTCTTTCTCTTTGTCTGTTTTTCTAGTTTTGCAGTAGAAATTCAAAAAGTAGTGGATCGGGGAGAAAAAATTGAAATTCAGTTGAACGGAGCCGTGACAGGAAACATTACAGAGGCATATGATGAGGATAGTCGAGTTTTATTTTTGGAAATTCCGAAAACTTCGCTGACAAAAAAAATAGCTCTGGCAGAAAATCCCTATATTGAAAATTTTAACATAGAAGACTATGGGGGAAGTGTCGGAGTTACCTGTCGTTTAAAAAATAAATTGTCCTATAAAATTGAGAAAGCGAGTAAGTCGGTTTCTTTGATTTTTCGTCAAGGTTCCAATAAGAAAAAATGGATTGTCATAGATCCGGGACATGGTGGAAAAGATCCGGGAGCGGTGAGAGGAACTTATCGTGAAAAGGATATTGTTCTCTCGGTTGGAAAATATTTGAAAGAGGAATTGAGAGGAGAGTATGATATTATCATGACTCGAGATATTGATAAATTTATTACGCTTTCGGAAAGACCAAAAATGGGAAATCGGACAGGAGCCAAATTGTTTGTGAGTTTGCATGTAAATGCAGCGGTAAACACTGCTGCCAATGGAGTGGAAGTCTATTTTTTCTCCAAGAAGTCTTCGCCTTATGCAGAGCGAATTGCTCAGTATGAAAATAGTTTCGGAGAAAAATTCGGAGAAAAATCAAGTTCCATTGCTCAAATTTCAGGAGAAATTGCCTATAAGCACAATCAAACGGAATCCATCCCTTTGGCAGAAAATATTTCCCAAAAGATTGCCAGAAGTCTAGGAATGAGAAATGGAGGTTCTCATGGGGCAAATTTTGCAGTACTACGAGGATTTAACGGACCGAGTATTCTGGTGGAAATGGGATTTATCAGCAATGCTTCCGATGTTGAAAAATTGATCCAGGAAGAAAATCAAAGACAGATTGCAAGAGATATCGCAGCGGGA
- a CDS encoding HutD family protein, with protein MYTIIKKNEWKSLEWSGGITNQLYIYPKTADYARRDFSARISIAETKEASRSQFTHLPGIDRFISNLEGNMQLEHEDHYNIEVHPYEIERFQGSWITFSTGKYRDFNLMLQGVMGDLYFKELTGDITLHLQEALTFAFIYIIEGSVILDGQVKLEESDLLIANNHKLDIKTNFAKVYYGFVKEWES; from the coding sequence ATGTATACCATCATCAAAAAAAACGAATGGAAAAGTTTAGAATGGAGTGGCGGAATCACAAACCAACTTTATATTTATCCAAAAACTGCTGACTATGCCAGAAGAGATTTTTCCGCAAGAATCAGCATTGCAGAAACAAAAGAAGCTAGCCGCTCCCAATTCACACACCTACCTGGAATCGATCGCTTCATTTCCAATTTGGAGGGAAATATGCAATTGGAACATGAAGATCATTATAATATTGAGGTCCATCCTTATGAAATTGAAAGATTTCAAGGCTCCTGGATTACTTTTTCGACAGGAAAATATCGAGATTTTAACTTAATGCTACAGGGAGTTATGGGGGATTTGTACTTCAAAGAATTGACAGGAGATATTACCCTACATCTCCAAGAAGCTTTGACCTTCGCTTTCATATATATCATTGAAGGAAGTGTCATCTTGGATGGACAAGTAAAGTTAGAAGAGTCTGACCTTTTGATCGCTAACAATCACAAATTGGATATTAAAACGAATTTTGCAAAAGTATATTATGGTTTTGTAAAAGAATGGGAGTCTTAA
- a CDS encoding peptidylprolyl isomerase: MIQFYLDRKTNQRLQNFSIDEDSLKKIFQQNQLRYQIEEKVKLDTIFIRNAQKAREVFKNTKLENFQEQKNKYNERKEDIPQWIPVSSLHPMIYSSIQNLKKGKLAKELVEFEGGAHILYLIDRDPPREASYEEAKETLISELKQNAFQNLQRQLIEEMIQEPKTLEHTLSDNLQIQQEEKHD, translated from the coding sequence TTGATTCAATTCTACTTGGATCGAAAAACCAATCAACGTTTACAGAACTTTTCTATAGACGAAGATTCCCTAAAAAAAATCTTTCAACAAAATCAACTCAGGTATCAAATCGAAGAAAAAGTAAAACTAGATACCATTTTTATTAGAAATGCTCAAAAAGCAAGAGAAGTGTTCAAAAATACAAAACTTGAGAATTTTCAAGAGCAAAAAAACAAATACAATGAAAGGAAAGAAGATATTCCTCAATGGATCCCTGTTTCCTCTTTACATCCTATGATCTATTCTTCCATTCAGAATTTGAAAAAAGGTAAATTGGCAAAAGAGCTTGTCGAGTTTGAAGGAGGAGCACATATCCTCTATTTGATCGATAGAGACCCCCCAAGAGAAGCAAGCTATGAGGAAGCAAAAGAAACCCTTATTTCCGAACTTAAGCAAAATGCCTTTCAAAATCTTCAAAGACAACTTATAGAAGAAATGATTCAAGAACCAAAAACTTTAGAACATACTTTATCCGATAATTTACAAATACAACAGGAGGAAAAACATGATTAA
- the yajC gene encoding preprotein translocase subunit YajC — MEKYGNLILIVLVWGAIFYFLVMRPNKKRQKEQKQLFDSLHEGVEVVTAGGIKGTILYVGEDFVDVKVDKGVKLTVRKTSISTIVK; from the coding sequence ATGGAAAAATATGGAAATCTTATACTAATCGTTTTGGTTTGGGGAGCAATTTTTTATTTCTTAGTAATGCGACCTAACAAAAAAAGACAAAAGGAACAAAAACAATTATTCGATTCTCTACATGAAGGGGTGGAAGTGGTAACAGCAGGCGGAATTAAAGGAACGATTTTATATGTCGGAGAAGACTTTGTGGATGTAAAAGTGGACAAGGGAGTAAAATTAACAGTTCGAAAGACTTCTATCTCTACTATTGTAAAATAA
- a CDS encoding FAD-I family protein, translating to MIKTFFVILSMLSFVGCSNSQVESQKDQLQRLLKLSEQKSQLQLKQNEEKEKDIQEIAQHTENNKQDNTEDEKKLSNKKEDPHAGKSNGQIILYEMQRVAQQMDSLQEQLTHYRDANEKLLLQKHNLLQLERINNAGL from the coding sequence ATGATTAAAACTTTTTTTGTCATCTTATCCATGCTCTCTTTCGTTGGATGTTCCAATTCTCAAGTAGAATCTCAGAAGGACCAACTTCAAAGACTTTTAAAACTTTCTGAACAAAAATCTCAATTACAACTCAAACAAAACGAAGAGAAAGAAAAAGATATTCAAGAAATCGCGCAACACACAGAAAATAATAAACAAGATAATACAGAGGATGAAAAAAAACTTTCCAATAAAAAAGAAGACCCTCATGCAGGGAAATCCAACGGACAAATTATCCTCTATGAAATGCAGCGTGTTGCCCAACAAATGGATTCTTTACAAGAACAACTTACCCATTATCGAGACGCAAATGAAAAATTACTACTGCAAAAACATAATTTACTCCAATTAGAGCGTATCAATAATGCCGGCTTATAA
- the dnaJ gene encoding molecular chaperone DnaJ, which produces MEKRDYYEVLGITKGSSEADIKKAYRKAAMKYHPDKYTSASEQEKREAEDKFKEINEAYQVLSDPQKRQQYDQFGHAAFEQGAGGFGGGFSGGFEDLGDIFGDFFGSAFGGGFGGGSRRRSSVQPGDDLRLQVEITLEEANTGVEKTVKYNRKGKCSHCDGTGAEEKKVKQCSKCHGTGRIQVQQRTPFGVFQNVSECPDCHGTGKIPEKKCSHCHGTGSEKEKVEKTVKIPAGIDDGQKLKLTGMGDASTTGGPFGDLYVHVRVKPHPIFERNDIDLYCDVPITFATAVAGGEMEVPTLNGKKKVKIVAGTQTGKMMKLSGEGMKSLRGNYRGDLLIRLNIETPTHLSKHQMELLHKFEESLEEKNYPKRKGLFDKIKELFQ; this is translated from the coding sequence ATGGAAAAGCGAGATTATTATGAAGTGCTAGGGATAACGAAAGGAAGTTCAGAGGCAGATATTAAAAAAGCCTATCGAAAAGCAGCGATGAAGTACCATCCAGATAAGTATACCAGTGCAAGTGAACAAGAAAAAAGAGAGGCAGAAGATAAATTTAAGGAAATCAATGAAGCATATCAAGTTTTGTCAGATCCTCAAAAGAGACAGCAATATGATCAGTTCGGACATGCCGCTTTTGAGCAAGGAGCAGGAGGTTTTGGAGGAGGCTTCAGCGGTGGTTTTGAAGATTTGGGAGATATTTTTGGAGATTTCTTTGGCTCCGCTTTTGGAGGAGGCTTCGGAGGGGGATCTCGAAGAAGGTCCAGTGTGCAGCCCGGGGATGATTTACGATTACAGGTAGAAATTACCTTAGAGGAGGCAAATACTGGAGTAGAAAAAACGGTAAAATATAACCGAAAAGGAAAATGTAGTCACTGTGACGGAACCGGAGCAGAAGAGAAAAAGGTAAAACAATGTAGTAAATGTCATGGAACAGGAAGAATTCAAGTTCAACAAAGAACACCTTTTGGAGTTTTCCAAAATGTAAGCGAATGTCCGGATTGTCATGGAACAGGAAAAATTCCGGAAAAGAAATGTTCTCATTGTCATGGAACAGGTTCTGAAAAAGAAAAAGTGGAAAAAACAGTAAAAATTCCAGCAGGAATTGATGACGGACAAAAATTAAAATTGACAGGAATGGGAGATGCAAGTACAACAGGAGGACCATTTGGAGATTTGTATGTCCATGTTCGGGTAAAACCTCATCCTATTTTCGAAAGAAATGATATTGACTTGTATTGTGATGTTCCCATTACTTTTGCCACTGCCGTTGCAGGAGGAGAGATGGAAGTCCCTACCTTAAACGGAAAGAAGAAAGTAAAAATTGTAGCAGGAACTCAAACAGGAAAAATGATGAAACTTTCCGGAGAAGGAATGAAGTCCTTGCGAGGAAATTATAGAGGGGATTTGTTGATTCGTTTGAATATTGAAACTCCTACCCACTTATCCAAACATCAAATGGAATTGTTGCATAAATTTGAAGAAAGCTTGGAAGAAAAAAATTATCCAAAACGAAAAGGACTCTTTGATAAAATAAAAGAATTGTTTCAATAA